The region TATTGGTTTCTTTTTCCTGATAAGGAGAAAACCCAAGGTCGGGGTGAGTTGGCCCCCAAATGGATATCACTGGGATTGATGAAAGCGCCGCGAGGTGCATATTTGCAGAATCCATACTAATCATTAATGTTAGCTTTTTAATCAGTTCCAATTCGTCTTCCAATTCCAGACTATCGGTAACATTTACAATAGCAGGAAAAGACTTTTGTATTTCAAGGATGGAGCTCTTTTCATTCCCTGTTGCTCCAAATAAATAAATATTCGAATCCAGGTTTTTTGAGATCAACTCTATTAGTTCGATAGTTTTTGAGATGCCCCATTCTTTTAATTGGTGCTTTGCAAATGGTGCAATTCCGATGTTAAGGGTTTTGGATGACGAAGAATCGATAATGTTTTTAATATTTCCTTCGCCACGTACATTAGCTATTATCCAAGGGCCTTGAGCTATTGATGTATTTAAATTTAATCCTTCAAAAGGCTTAATATATCGTTCTATTGTATGCGGTAATTTTGTATTACGTGTCCTTCCAATAAATTCTTTTTTCTCTTTTCGGCCTTTAGCGAAGCTTTTAAATTTTAATCCATTTAGTTTAAAAACAAACTTAATTACTCGCGATCGAAGACTCAAATGGAGGTCTATTCCTAAATCAAATTTGCTAGCATTAACAGTTTCCATGGCTAATCGCATTAGACCAGTAATCCCCTTATGTTTTCCTTTAAGGTCAGCTGGAATAATTTGGAGTCGGTCTATGTTATTAAAAATAGGAGAGAATGCTTTATTGGTAATGAGGGTGATCTTCAAATCACTATTGTTGGCCAATAAACTTGAAAGTACAGGTGTTAAAAGAGCAACATCACCAAAGGAAGAGAATCTAATAACCAGTATGTTCATCTACTTTTCTTTTGCGTAAAGAGATGGATTTAAACTAGGATCATTATACATTTTAACCTGTCGATATACCTTCATGTATTTAGATCCATCATTTATATCTTTTATTAGGTCGTCAAAACAAGTTGAAAGATCGTCGAGTTGTTCGGAGATTATAGAAAGTTTATTTGTACAATTTTTAATGTGCTCTTCATCTACATCAGTCCTATCTACTTGCTCCTGCATGTGGAATTTTTTAAGCGATAAAATGGAAAGCTTATCGATGATCCAAGCGGGACTTTCAGAATTTAATCGAGCATCTTGATTAGCTACTCTATCTTTGAAAAAATGAATAAACCAATCGTCAATTTTTTCAACTTGATTAACTCTTCCTTGGTTAGAGGCATCGATCTCGCGTTTAATTTTCACCACATCGTTGGCTTCGATTTTCGGGTCTCTTATTACATCCTCTAAATGCCATTGAACGGTATCTATCCAGCATTTTGCATAACATAGGTCTTCGAACGAATATTCTTGGAAGGGATTGTTTATTGGAGTAGACAAATTGTCTTCCACATGGTAGTCGTTAATACACTGTCGAAATATGATGTTACAATCTTTAGCTTTCATTGAGTTTACTTGTTTTGAGAATGCAAATTTAGGACAAATTGTGAGGATTGTCTTAGCTTTACTTTCATGGCCATAATAGACACGCATACCCACTTGTTTTCGGATCAATTTGATGCAGATCGAGATCAGGTTATTCAGAATGCTCTTTCAAAAGGTGTTGAACGTATGTATCTTCCAAATATTGACTTAGAGACAGTCAAGGCTCTGAATTTAATGCTCACAGAGTACCCAGATAACTGCTTTGGGATGATGGGTTTACATCCATGTAGTGTTAAGGATGACTATGAAAATGTTTTGTTTCGGCTTCGGAAAGAATTTGAAGCGACTAAGTATTATGCTGTAGGGGAAATAGGAATTGATCTATTTTGGGATAAATCTACTCTTGGTATCCAGCAAGAAGCATTAAAAATCCAAATTGGATGGGCGAAGGAATTAAACCTTCCTATCGTACTTCATTGCAGAGATTCATTCAATGAAGTTTTGAGTATTGTAGAAAACCTTCATGAAGAGAAGTTAACTGGGGTCTTTCATTGTTTTACGGGAACTGTTGAGGAAGCAAGGAGGGTAACGGATTTAGGCTTCAAATTGGGAATAGGAGGAGTTGCTACTTTTAAAAATGGAGGACTTGATAAAGTGATTCCTGAAATTGATTTGAAGCATATTGTTGTAGAAACCGACTCCCCTTATTTAGCTCCGGTTCCTTATAGAGGTAAGAGAAATGAAAGTGCATATATTACAGAAGTGGTAGAGAAGCTGGCTACCTTTTATAGGAAACCATTTAAAGAAATAGAAGAGGCGACAACACTTAACGCACTCGAAATATTTCATAAAAGACTTTACCACAAACCATTAGTTTAATTTCTCGTAGAAAGTATAGTACTTCTGTTTTACTAACCAACAAGACAGCTATGGATTATAATTTTAGAGACGATGAGTTTTGGAAAACCATACCTATATGGAAAGATGTAACTCGCGAAGAATTTGGTGACCATAAATGGCAGTTGAAAAATTCAGTCACCAAAGTTTCTAAAATAGAAGCGATGTTCGAAGGGACATTACCCTCCGAACTTATTGCCGATATCGAAGATGGGCAGGTGCGAACTCCTATGAATGTTAGGATTACCCCTTATATTTTCGCCTTGATAGATTGGAACAATCCCTATGAAGACCCTCTATTAAAACAGTTTCTTCCCTTGGGTTCTCAGTTTTTACCCAACCATCCATATCACGAAAATGATTCGTTGCATGAAGACATCGATTCGCCAGTTCCACTAATTACACATCGTTATCCTGATAAAGTATTGTTTTTACCAACAACTGTTTGTCCGGTCTACTGCTCGTATTGCACAAGGAGTAGATTGGTCGGGGGATCAACGGAAAGCAAGGAGAAAGATACTTACGGTGCTAATGTGAGTAACTGGGAGCCAGCTTTTGAATATTTGAGAACCAACAAAGAGATAGAAGATGTGGTGATTTCAGGAGGCGATGCATTTATGATTAAAGCCAGTTTGCTTAAAATTCTCTGCGAAACATTATTAGATATCCCCAACATTCGAAGAATTAGAATTGCGACAAAAGGACTAGCAATTTTTCCACAGAAAATATTGTCAGATAATGAGTGGGTTGAAACTGTAGGCGAGATTCATCAAAAGGCAATCTCAATGAATAAACAGGCGGTTATCCATACACACTTTTCTAGTCCAAATGAGATAACAATGTGGAGCCATTTGGCTATGAATAGATTGCACAGTATGGGTATTGTTGTTCGGAATCAAACTGTGCTGCAGGAAGGAGTGAACAATTCTTTTGAAACCATGCACAAGCTGATTAAGCAAATGTCGTATATCAATATTCAACCATATTATATCTATCAACACGATATGGTTCCAGGTTGTGAGCATTTCAGAACAACACTAGGTAAGGCTAGAAGATTGGAAGCTCAGATTAGAGGTACAACCGCAGGATATAATATGCCACTGGTTATTTGTGATTTACCAGGTGGAGGTGGCAAACGACCGATCAATAGTTTTGAACTTTACGATGAAGAGATTGGGATATCAGCTTGGAGAGCTCCACAGATTAAAGAGGGTAAGGTGTTTTATTATTTTGATCCAATAAATAAGCTAAAGCCAGAAATTCAAGCAAAATGGGTGGATTCTGAACAGCGGGAATTAATGATAAAAAATTTTGAAGAGAGGGTAGAGAAAGCTATTGTTGCTAAAGATGATTATGAAAAAGAGCATTTGGCATCTTAACAGGCTCAGTACTATCGTCTTATTGATTCATATTATAATTATATAATTGTCAAATGTTTTCTGAGCGACTGTATTCGATTGATTTTGCCTTGATTCTATCTTAAAACTATATTTTTTTTAGTAATTTGTCACCCCTTTTGGGGGTTTAGCTAATAGAGAAGCTCTCATTTAGGAGAGGTGGCCGAGTGGCTTAAGGCGCACGCTTGGAAAGCGTGTATACTCCAAAAGGGTATCGAGGGTTCGAATCCCTCTCTCTCCGCGTTGGAGTAAAATAAATATGGAATTAAAAAGTTATCTAAATAATAATTAATCAGACAAACTATGAATTACGCTGTAATCATGAACATCATTAAAAAAGCTTTATTGATGAACAAAAGAACTTTTATCTTCTCTACTATGCTCGCAATGCTGGTTGTAGGAGTTCAATTAAATACTTTCGCACAGGATGAGGTGGTAGAAGATACTTCAGCTGCTAATGCAGTAAGTGATTCTACTGTTGCTGACTCTGCTGTTGTAGAAGCTCCAGTTGAAGAAATAAAAGAAGAAGTTGTTGCAGAGACAGAAGTGGCAGAAGTTGAAAAAACTGTTCATCAAGTAATCAAACAGAAATTTATTGAAGGTGGACCTGAATTTATGGGTATCGTTCTTTTATGTCTGATTTTAGGATTAGCTCTGTGTATAGAGAGAATAATCTACTTAAATATGGCTACTACGAACAACGAAAAACTTTTAAATGAAATTGAAGGTGCTCTTGGATCAGGTGGTGTAGATGCAGCAAAAGAAGTTTGTAGAAATACAAAAGGTCCTGTTGCAAGTATCTTTTATCAGGGATTAGATAGATCAGGAAAAGGAATTGAAACGGTTGAGAAGTCTGTAGTACAATACGGTGGTGTTCAAATGGGATTATTAGAGAAAGGTCTTTCTTGGATCTCTTTATTTATCGCTCTTGCACCGATGCTTGGTTTCATGGGAACTGTAATTGGTATGATCGATGCATTTGACTCTATCCAAGCGGCAGGTGATATCTCACCTTCTTTGGTTGCTGAGGGTATTAAGGTAGCATTGATTACTACGGTATTTGGATTGATCGTGGCAATTATCCTTCAAGTGTTTTATAATTATATCGTCTCTAAAGTGGATGATTTAGTTAACGCTATGGAGGATTCTTCAATTTCTTTTGTTGACATCCTTATTAAAAGTGGGAAAGTCAACTAATATTAATAGTAAAGATTAATACGATGGAAAAAATTATTACTACTTCACTTTACGCTATGATGGGTATTTCCGCATTGTTATCTATTCTACAGATAATGGGATTTACTGGAGAAGCAATGGTGATTTCATGGTGCTATTTACTTGTAGTGATAGCTGCTGTTGCGTCAATAGCTTTTCCGATGATTAGGATGGTAAGTGATTTTCAAAGCGCTAAGAATAGCTTAATGGGAGTTGGAGTTCTATTTGTAGTATTTGGACTTGCATATGCATTAGCGAGTTCTGAAATATTGCCTTCATTTGAGAACTATGTTAAGGATGCTGGAAAGGTTAAGATGATCGGTGGATCAATTATAGCGTTCTATATTTTAGCGGTTGGAGCAATAGGATCTGTGATCTATTCGGAAGTTTCTTCAATGCTTAAATAGGACCTTAGTTAGAAAAGATAATATGGGACGAAGAGAATTACCAGAAATTAATGCCGGATCCATGGCGGATATCGCATTTTTGCTGCTTATATTTTTCTTAGTAACTACTACTATGGATACGGATACAGGGCTTAATAGAAGGCTACCACCTCCTTTAGATCCTGAGCAGCCACCACCACCACCGATTAAAGACAGAAATGTTTTCGTGGTATTGATTAATGCTAATGATCAATTGTTGGTAGAAGGGCAACCGATGGATATATCTGATTTAAGAGAAGAGGCGAAAGAGTTTATTGCAAATCCATCAAGAAAAGAAGAATTACCAGCATTTAAACAAGTTGATATTCCACTCCTAGGATCACGGCAAGTGTCAAAACAGGTTATATCCTTACAGAACGATAGACGGACTTCTTACGCAATGTATATTGGAGTTCAGAATGAACTTGCTGCGGCGTATAATGAGTTGAGAGAAGAATTATGTCAGACTGAATTCGGCGATTCTTATCAGTTGTTAGTTAAGAATAAAAAAGTAGGGGACAACAGAGCTAAGATTAAAGCGATTAGAAAAGCGATTCCACAAAGAATTTCTGAGGCAGAACCTAATAAATAAGCAGAGTTAGAAATGGCACAGTTTAAAAAACGAAAAAAAGGTACTCCAGGCATATCCACAGCATCTTTACCGGATATTGTATTTATGCTTTTATTTTTCTTTATGGTTACTACTGTAATGCGGGAAGTAACTCTACAAGTAGAGTTGAAGAAGCCGAGTGCTACAGAAATTGCAAAGCTGGAAAGGAAATCGTTAGTGAGTTACATTTATGTTGGCCCTCCTATTAAGTCTTTGAGAGAACAGTTAGGATCGGAGCCAAGAATGCAGCTTAATGATGCTTTTGCAGAGGTAGGCGAAATTTATGAGTTTGTTCAAACAGAGAGAGATAAAATAGAGGAAGCAGAAAAGAGATTTCAAACTTTTTCTTTGAAAGTTGATTCCGATACCAAAATGGGAATCATCTCTGATATCAAAATGGAATTAAGAGAAGCCCAAGCTTTAAAAATCAACTATTCGACCAGGAAAGGGGAAATAGGGGAATAGGTTTTTCTAGATATAGTATTATTAAGAGCGCTCACTGAGCGCTCTTTTTTTGTTTTTCTAGTTGATAGATACCATAAATGATAATGGCGGAAAACAGAATGCTTATAATGGCATACTGACCGAAGTTTACATCTTCACCAATCTTGTCAATTTCGCTTTCTATTATTTTATTCTCTGTTAAGAAGACAAAGAGCACTCCCATGAAGTTGTTTAGAAAGTGAGCCGCAATAGGAAGCCAAAGTGACTTGCTCCAAAAGAATAGATATCCAAGTAATGCACCTAAGAAGAATCTTGGTAGAAAACTGAAAAACTGAAAATGCCAGGCACTAAATATAAATGCGGTAAGCCATATAGCCCAGTGTTTGTTTTTGAACCATTTTGAAAATACATTTTGCATACTGCCTCGAAAGAATAATTCCTCACCTATTGCTGGTACAAGTGCTATTAAGAAAATGTTTACAAGCAGATCACTAACTCCTTCACCTCCCAATATGGCAATAATCATTTCATTAGCCGACTTCTCCATGTTTCGGAGCGCTTCCTCAAGTGGAATTAAAATGTCTGGAAGATGCATGCTTTCGTTAATTGCACCAGTCCAATTGATAAAGGGAAGAAGTATTAAGACTAATAGGACTATCAATGGAAAACTTCCGAGATTGGGTAAGGTGTTTAAACGTAAAAATGTAAGGCGATTGGAAACAGTTAGAAAAGTAAATAGCAAAGCCGGTACAATGAACATCCCAAGTTGTTGTGAAAAAATAAAGAAACGCAGACTGCCAATCTGGTTTATATTATTGGAGGCGATTAGCGCTTCGTTAAATGAGATGCCTTGAAATATGGATATGATCCCTACGGAAACTCCAATGAGTACGATTGCGCAAAATACGGCTAGTAAAATCAAGAGGATAATCTTGGTTCCATAATCATATTCTTTAAATATTGCTTTCAATGCAGTGTTGCCTATTATGGTTAACTTTGTACAGTACTACTGTAGCGCGAATGGTAAAGATAGGAAATATTGAGATTGGGGAATTCCCCTTATTGCTTGCTCCAATGGAGGACGTGAGTGATCCCCCATTTAGATCTTTGTGCAAGAAGCATGGAGCAGATTTGATGTATACCGAATTTATCTCATCCGAAGGCCTTATTAGAGATGCGCAAAAAAGTGTTCAAAAGCTGGATATTTATGATGAAGAACGTCCAATCGGTATTCAAATTTTTGGTGGAGAAATAGAATCCATGATTCAAGCTGCGCGAATTGCAGAAGAGGCTGGGCCAGAATTCATAGATATTAATTATGGTTGTCCGGTTAAGAAAGTAACATGTAAAGGAGCTGGATCTGGGATCTTACAAGATATTCCCAAGATGGTTAAAATGACTGAAGCGATCGTGAAGTCATGTAATTTACCCGTAACAGTTAAAACAAGGCTTGGGTGGGACGATAGCACTAAGTATATTGTTGAGGTTGCGGAGCGATTACAAGACATCGGAATCGCTGCTATATCCGTTCATGGGAGAACAAGAAAGCAGATGTATAAAGGAGATGCGGATTGGTCTTTAATTGGTGATATCAAAAACAACAGCAGGATGCATATTCCTGTTTTCGGTAATGGAGATGTGAATACTCCAGAAAGAGCGGTTGAGGTAAAAGCTAAATACGGTGTAGATGGTATTATGATAGGTAGAGCTAGTATCGGTTATCCTTGGTTTTTTAACGAGGTAAAGCATTTTATGGAAACAGGTAATCATCTTGCGAAGCCAACCTTACAGGATAGAGTGGATGTGTGTAGAGAGCACTTGGAGAAATCGGTTAAATGGAAAGGCGAAATAGTAGGAATTGTTGAAATGAGAAGACATTATTCTAATTATTTCAGAGGGATTCCAAACTTCAAGCCGATACGAATGCAGTTGGTATCAAACACGAATTACAAAGAGCTATTAGATATTTTGAATGACGTAACTAATCAGTACGAGTTACCTGAAATTGTTTAGCATAGAAAGAGTATTTCCTTTCTCAATTTTTCGTTGAAACTGGCTCATTGCAAATTTCGTTGCTAAAAATCCTATTCCTACCACGGTAATCATAACAACCAAGAAATCAGTTAATCTGAGCTCCACTGGAAACTCGGCAAGCAAAAATTCGGTTCCTGTTCCGAGTTGAAGAAGTCCGAATTGTTCTTGCGCAAGTACAATTAATGCTCCTAGTATTAAGCCAGAAAAAGCACCGATAAACGAGATAAGGAGTCCGTTATACATAAATATTTTCCGAACTACACTTGTGTCTGCCCCCATGCCGAGTAAAACAGCTACGTCATTTTCTTTCTCCACCATAAGCATGGTTAACGAACCAACCACATTAAAAATGGCGATTATCAAAATGAATGTGATGATGAAAAAGGCCATAAGCTTTTCGGTTTTCTGTGTCTTATAAAACAAATCATTCTGTTCATACCTATTTTTAACAGAGAAATCAGACCCTATAATTTCTTTGATATTCTGTTGAATTATATCTCCATCCATAGATGGATCTAAACCTAGTTCAACTCCGGTAATTTTGTTTCTCTTATTGAGAAGCTTCTGCGCAAATCGTTTAGAGACTAAGACATATTTCATATCTAATTCGGCGCTAATTTGAAATATGCCTATTGGGGTTATTTGCTTTGAAGAAAAGGCATTCATGAGATTTGTGGAAGATGCTTTCCCTGTTTTGGGAACATAGATGCGCAGAGGAGTACCATAGTTAGTGATATTAACGCCAAGGTTAAAAGCGATTCCTTGACCAAGAATTGCAAAGTTTTTATTCTTATTCTCAAGTACAAACTTGCCCTCATACAAATGGGATTCTATATCTGAAATATTCTTGTAATCTTCATCAACACCCTTTAACATAGCCGGAAATTGATTTTTATCATACTTAAGGAGTACAAACTCTTCTACAACTTCTGTGTAGTTTAATACACCTTCTAGGTTCTTTATTTTATCAGATGGGAATTCTTTGCTGTTAAAGGATTTGCCTTCAACAAGGGCGATGGAAATGTCTGGATGGAACGAATTGTACAAAGACTCCATGAATCCTTCCAAACCATTAAAAACGGATAACACGATAATAAGAGAAAGGGTCCCTACAGAAACTCCGAGTATAGAGATACCGGTTATAATATTTATTACGTTAAAAGATTTTTTGGAGAAAAGATATCGTCGGGCTATAAATAGAGGAAGATTCAAATCTAATCGGTTAGAGTTTAATCATCTTTAAGAAGTCTATCAATGTTTGCAGCATATTCGAACGAATCATCTACATAGAAAATTAATTCTGGTACTCTTCGCATTTGGTTTCTAGTAGCTGTGGCCACAAAGTGTCTAATTTTAGGCTTTAACCCGTTTAGCATTTCTATCGTTTCTTTTGAATCTTGATTGCCTAACAAACTCAAATAAATTTTTGCCACAGAAAGGTCAGTACTAATTCGAACATTAGTTACCGTAATAAACCTGCCGCCAAATAGATCTCGACAATGTTTATTGAAGATAAGACCAAGTTCTTTGTGTATAAGCCTAGAGACTTTATTTTGCTTTAACGACGCCATGCGGCAAAGGTATTAAATATGCAACAGATTAATACGTTCAAGATGGACTCACTATATTTGCATTGATGAAAAGCTTTTTAAAAGTAATAGCATATCTAAAGCCGTATACCGGATTAGCAGGGTTGAATATTCTTTTCAATGTTCTGTTTACGGTATTCTCGTTATTCTCATTGGTTATTCTTATTCCATTCCTTGATACAATTTTTGATACAGGGGCGACGATAGAAAGCCATTTATCCGCAGTACGTCCAGCTTTTGAGCTGACAAAAGATGCATTACTGGGTAATCTTAATTATTTCATTGGTCAAATAATAGGCGATGTGGATAAATCAACACAGTTATTTAGGTTGTGCATTATTATCGTAAGTATTTTTCTTTTGAAGAACATGTGTAGATATTTTGCCATGTTCTTTTTAGCACCTATCCGGAACAATGTGATTAGAGATTTAAGGTCGGACATATATAATAAGATATTGATATTGCCTTTATCCTATTATAGTAACGAAAGACAAGGAGACTTGCTTTCGCGTATGACGATTGATGTACAAGAAGTAGAACATGGTGTTGTAAGTACCTTGGAAGTTCTTTTTCGAGATGTGCTTACAATCATGGTATCTCTAACCGTTATGATAATGTTTAGTGCTGAGCTAACGATGTTCGTTTTTTTTGTGCTTCCAATAAGTGGAGTGCTAATTTCTTTTCTTGCAAAGAGTTTAAGGCGAACAGCCAATAAGGGTCAGAAAGAGATGGGAAATCTAATGTCGATTTTTCAAGAATCGGTAGCTGGATTAAGGATTATTAAGGCTTTTGTTGCTGGAGATTTTAGTAGAGCAAAGTTTGGAAGTTCTAACGACCAGTATGCTCAATTTATGACTAAGGCTTTACGTAAAAAAGATTTCTCTTCTCCACTTACTGAGTTCTTGGGCATAGGTACTCTATCTGTTGTGCTTTGGTATGGTGGAGGAATTGTTCTTAAAGGTGGAGACGATGTATTAAGAGCGTCGGAATTTATTGCATATATCGCCATATTCTCACAAATTATTCCTCCTGCGAAAACACTTACAGGGGCTTTCTTTAGGATAGTGAAAGGCATGTCGTCTTTAGATAGGATAAACGAAATTTTGGATATTGAAATTAAGATTGATGAGAATAAAGAGGGGGTTTCCATCAAAGAGTTTAATTCAAAAATAGAGTACAATAACATCAGCTTTGCTTACGATAAAGAAACCGTATTGGAAGATGTTAGTTTCGAAATTAGCAAAGGGAAAACGATTGCTTTGGTTGGTCCTTCTGGCGGAGGTAAGTCTACTCTTGCCGATTTATTACCTAGGTTTCATGATGTTCAAAGTGGGGAGATTAAAGTTGATGGCGTTGCTCTACAAGATTATAGTTTGAAAGATTTACGACGTCTAATTGGAGTGGTAACACAAGAGTCTATTCTATTCAACGATTCTATTTTTAACAATATCGCCTTTGGAATAAACAACCCGAATAAGGAAAAAGTTATTGAAGCAGCCAAGATTGCCAATGCACACGATTTCATTATGGAGATGGAAGATGGCTATAATTCCAATATTGGAGATAGAGGTAATAAGTTATCAGGCGGACAAAGACAACGAATGAGTATAGCCAGAGCGATAATGAAGAATCCTCCGATTCTTGTATTAGATGAGGCTACTTCGGCATTAGATTCCGAATCAGAGAAGTTGGTTCAGGATGCGTTACATAAATTGATGAAGAACCGAACATCGTTAGTTATAGCGCATAGGTTATCTACAATTCAGAATGCAGATGAAATACTTGTTATTAAGGATGGCAATGTAGAAGAAAGAGGTTCTCACGACGATCTCTTGAAAAACGAAGGGCATTATAAGAAAATGTTTGATTTACAAACATTCGAATAATTTAGAATTAACCGATTTCCTGGTGTATTATAAGTACACAGTCAAATTTAGAATAGTTAAATTTGTTAAAATCAGCGTTTTATGTCAAGCAAGTTATCTCTCTTAGTAGTATTCTTTTTAAATTCTATCCTTGTTTTCGGTGAGGTAGAATTTAATTACTTCTCTCCAGTTTCAAATGCAAGTTTTGTTTCAAGTGAGACCTCCATCATTCTTAGAATAAGTGAGCGATTAGATGTATCCACATTGGATAACAACAGTATCCAGGTAGTTGGNAGTGAAAGCGGGACGCATGATTTAACTATAGAGCTAATCCAAAATGGACACACTGTGATTGCTAAGTTGGATGTGGCATTGCTGCCATGTGAAACGGTGAGTTTAAGTACTACAGATCAAATATTAACGACAGAAGGAGAATCTGTAAAACCCATTGGGCATTGGTTTACTGTTTCATGTAGATCAGATGAGTTTGATGCTCTTCACGGCCTTGTTGATGAAGAAGAGGACGAGATAGAGTCTGCTGGAATATTAAAATCGTTGGTAGTGCCTGCCAACTTTCCTAAAGTTAAAGTGAATGTAAATACCAACCCGGCGCCAGGTTATGTTTTCGTTACATCTACTAATGCAAATGGGAAATACCTTATGATTTTAAACAATGATGGATCTCCACATTATTATGAAGAAACAATCGGCTTTAATGCGAGTGATTTTAAAAAATTAACGGCATCTAAATTTGGTTATGCCAAAGGATCAGAAGATAAATATTACATACTTGACTTGCAATATGCAATAGTAGATGAGTTTATGGCTGGTAATGGATATGCAATGGATATTCATGAATTTGAAATAATGCCGAATGGAAATGCATTGATTCTTATTTACGATGATCAAATCGTGGATATGAGCGCTATTGTTACAGGAGGGCAAGCTAATGCAACAGTAAAAGGGATTGTTATACAAGAGATAGATTCACTCACAAAAAATGTAGTTTGGGAATGGAAAAGCTGGGATCACTTCGCTATAACAGATAATGATGAAGATGATTTAACCATGAATCAGGTAAACCCATTTCATACAAATTCTATCGAATATAATAATGGAAATGTTTATCTGTCGTCGAAAAGATTAGATGAGATAACAAAGATTGATCACGCTACAGGAAATATTTTGTGGAGAATGGGTGGTGGTCAAATGAATCAGTTTACACTTATTGGAGATACGGCTTGGTTTTGCGATAATCACGATGCACGTGTATTGCCAAATGGGAACATTACAATTTTCGATAACGGAACTTGTCATGAATTATCTTTTGCAAAGGAATATGAGATTGATGAAAATGCTATGACCGCAACGTTAGTTTGGAGTTATGCTCATCCGGAGGGAATGTATTCAGGCAATAGAGGAAATGCGCAACGTCTTTCCAATGGTAATACCTTAATTTCTTGGGGAGGTGGTGGTACAATAGCAGATGATGCTGCTAACGTTAGTGAAGTTGAAAGTGATGGCACATTGGTGTATGAAATGGTAATTGATAGCGTAGATGATAATGTTTCATACAGAGCCTTTAGATTCGAATGGAATGGCCTAGGCTTACCTACAAGCAACAAAGAGCAAGTGATGTTGCCTATGAAAGTTATTGTGTATCCTAGTCCGGGAGATGGGGTCTTTTATATAAAAGTAACCGACGATGAGAATGCCAATGTAGAAACGACAGTATTCGATGAATTGGGTAGAATGGTGGCAACTGTTAAAGTAAAAGGGATGTATGGAGAAGTGGATCTAACTGGACATTCACCCGGAATATACTTTTTTCAAACAAGCACCAAAAGCGGAATGGTAGTTAACAGAGTTGTCTTAACTGACTAATATA is a window of Flavobacteriales bacterium DNA encoding:
- a CDS encoding CPBP family intramembrane metalloprotease — translated: MKAIFKEYDYGTKIILLILLAVFCAIVLIGVSVGIISIFQGISFNEALIASNNINQIGSLRFFIFSQQLGMFIVPALLFTFLTVSNRLTFLRLNTLPNLGSFPLIVLLVLILLPFINWTGAINESMHLPDILIPLEEALRNMEKSANEMIIAILGGEGVSDLLVNIFLIALVPAIGEELFFRGSMQNVFSKWFKNKHWAIWLTAFIFSAWHFQFFSFLPRFFLGALLGYLFFWSKSLWLPIAAHFLNNFMGVLFVFLTENKIIESEIDKIGEDVNFGQYAIISILFSAIIIYGIYQLEKQKKSAQ
- the dusB gene encoding tRNA dihydrouridine synthase DusB, whose product is MVKIGNIEIGEFPLLLAPMEDVSDPPFRSLCKKHGADLMYTEFISSEGLIRDAQKSVQKLDIYDEERPIGIQIFGGEIESMIQAARIAEEAGPEFIDINYGCPVKKVTCKGAGSGILQDIPKMVKMTEAIVKSCNLPVTVKTRLGWDDSTKYIVEVAERLQDIGIAAISVHGRTRKQMYKGDADWSLIGDIKNNSRMHIPVFGNGDVNTPERAVEVKAKYGVDGIMIGRASIGYPWFFNEVKHFMETGNHLAKPTLQDRVDVCREHLEKSVKWKGEIVGIVEMRRHYSNYFRGIPNFKPIRMQLVSNTNYKELLDILNDVTNQYELPEIV
- a CDS encoding ABC transporter permease — its product is MNLPLFIARRYLFSKKSFNVINIITGISILGVSVGTLSLIIVLSVFNGLEGFMESLYNSFHPDISIALVEGKSFNSKEFPSDKIKNLEGVLNYTEVVEEFVLLKYDKNQFPAMLKGVDEDYKNISDIESHLYEGKFVLENKNKNFAILGQGIAFNLGVNITNYGTPLRIYVPKTGKASSTNLMNAFSSKQITPIGIFQISAELDMKYVLVSKRFAQKLLNKRNKITGVELGLDPSMDGDIIQQNIKEIIGSDFSVKNRYEQNDLFYKTQKTEKLMAFFIITFILIIAIFNVVGSLTMLMVEKENDVAVLLGMGADTSVVRKIFMYNGLLISFIGAFSGLILGALIVLAQEQFGLLQLGTGTEFLLAEFPVELRLTDFLVVMITVVGIGFLATKFAMSQFQRKIEKGNTLSMLNNFR
- the rbfA gene encoding 30S ribosome-binding factor RbfA, giving the protein MASLKQNKVSRLIHKELGLIFNKHCRDLFGGRFITVTNVRISTDLSVAKIYLSLLGNQDSKETIEMLNGLKPKIRHFVATATRNQMRRVPELIFYVDDSFEYAANIDRLLKDD
- a CDS encoding ABC transporter ATP-binding protein; the encoded protein is MKSFLKVIAYLKPYTGLAGLNILFNVLFTVFSLFSLVILIPFLDTIFDTGATIESHLSAVRPAFELTKDALLGNLNYFIGQIIGDVDKSTQLFRLCIIIVSIFLLKNMCRYFAMFFLAPIRNNVIRDLRSDIYNKILILPLSYYSNERQGDLLSRMTIDVQEVEHGVVSTLEVLFRDVLTIMVSLTVMIMFSAELTMFVFFVLPISGVLISFLAKSLRRTANKGQKEMGNLMSIFQESVAGLRIIKAFVAGDFSRAKFGSSNDQYAQFMTKALRKKDFSSPLTEFLGIGTLSVVLWYGGGIVLKGGDDVLRASEFIAYIAIFSQIIPPAKTLTGAFFRIVKGMSSLDRINEILDIEIKIDENKEGVSIKEFNSKIEYNNISFAYDKETVLEDVSFEISKGKTIALVGPSGGGKSTLADLLPRFHDVQSGEIKVDGVALQDYSLKDLRRLIGVVTQESILFNDSIFNNIAFGINNPNKEKVIEAAKIANAHDFIMEMEDGYNSNIGDRGNKLSGGQRQRMSIARAIMKNPPILVLDEATSALDSESEKLVQDALHKLMKNRTSLVIAHRLSTIQNADEILVIKDGNVEERGSHDDLLKNEGHYKKMFDLQTFE